The Agromyces atrinae genome window below encodes:
- a CDS encoding HhH-GPD-type base excision DNA repair protein — translation MNPTLHITGDDAADALLSSNPLALLIGMLLDQQVPMETAFAGPAKISDRLGSFSAEAIASTDPTEFTAIFKESPAVHRFPGSMAERVQALCQALVDDWGGDAAAIWTSGDPDGAEILARLKALPGFGDQKATIFLALLGKQYGLTADGWREAAGRYGEEGSLRSVADIVDTDSLAKVREAKKAAKAAAKAAKAAKSG, via the coding sequence ATGAACCCGACGCTGCACATCACCGGCGACGACGCCGCTGACGCCCTCCTCTCGAGCAACCCACTCGCTCTCCTCATCGGAATGCTCCTCGATCAACAGGTTCCGATGGAGACCGCCTTCGCCGGCCCCGCGAAGATCTCCGACCGACTCGGCTCGTTCTCGGCCGAGGCGATCGCCTCCACCGACCCCACCGAGTTCACGGCGATCTTCAAGGAGTCGCCCGCCGTGCACCGCTTCCCCGGCTCGATGGCCGAACGGGTGCAGGCGCTCTGCCAGGCACTCGTCGACGACTGGGGAGGCGACGCCGCGGCCATCTGGACCTCGGGCGACCCCGACGGCGCCGAGATCCTCGCGCGGCTCAAGGCGCTGCCCGGTTTCGGCGATCAGAAGGCGACGATCTTCCTCGCACTCCTCGGCAAGCAGTACGGACTCACCGCCGACGGATGGCGCGAAGCAGCGGGCCGCTACGGCGAGGAGGGCAGCCTCCGATCGGTCGCCGACATCGTCGACACCGACTCGCTCGCGAAGGTGCGTGAGGCCAAGAAGGCCGCGAAGGCCGCGGCTAAGGCGGCCAAGGCCGCGAAGTCGGGCTAG
- a CDS encoding OmpL47-type beta-barrel domain-containing protein has translation MDSLNTRWRRSATALGGAALIAASLVVATPATADPASPSTVSIDLEGTWKFSYGDDAAFADPGFDDSGWADTQVPGDGAEFANYDGFGWYRLTFDLPAEAAGTNLVASLGSLDDVDEAFLNGVRIGGSGSMPPNASSQWFEKRLYPVPASAPVFGGENVLSVRLYDMNGGGGWYEGPVGIFSKDAVRSSVYGIEGSPASAEQTAAVTAVLEKQRAALAAGDVDAFVATLGEDYFHDGRSRERREREIRSWIEESGSLTLLDGEVEVIVAADGTLIVDTNRSITGTRDGGSYAFQPAAQQFLRFSPTTVLESGNASRFFRETVDSELEGSAREFVTYLPPSYLTEPNRQYPVVYLFHGINGGSREWEPRDMDDVLDALWADGLAESIVVMPDGESLWYADQPNGGVPWRSMFLTEMLPLVDAEYRTLDSRDFRAITGISMGGFGAYSIGLSNPEKFSSLASHIGALSFSSAGLPTPLAQVGAMSTEQLSQYDFYYDACEFDEYRFDNAVRSMDTLLTAKGIDYTSIVYPEGRHNDACWLPNIGSSFTVHSDHFRAAGLVEDAVAPAISIDLGVAPNERGWFAAPVTVTLSVTDARDEAPLVEYRFGEGEWATYTEPIVVADDGRHVLEIRATDTAGNVGTLTQTIDLDATLPTAAADLDEESRTLTLSGSDALSGIHAIEYTTAPAPTARAVDPGAADGFVAYTEPVVFDADAAEVRYRAIDAAGNVSAEGTVLIPAAVTTPTPTPGEPTPGTPTPGTPGGTPAGETPGGSLVSTGFDPMPFLGATLLLALLGGAFIALRRRRATR, from the coding sequence GTGGATTCTCTGAACACTCGATGGCGCCGCAGCGCCACCGCACTCGGGGGTGCGGCGCTCATCGCGGCATCCCTCGTCGTCGCCACGCCGGCGACGGCCGACCCCGCATCGCCCTCGACGGTCTCGATCGACCTCGAAGGCACGTGGAAGTTCTCGTACGGCGATGACGCCGCATTCGCCGACCCCGGCTTCGACGACTCGGGCTGGGCCGACACCCAGGTGCCCGGTGACGGCGCCGAGTTCGCGAACTACGACGGCTTCGGCTGGTACCGCCTGACGTTCGACCTGCCCGCCGAGGCAGCCGGAACGAACCTCGTCGCGTCGCTCGGCTCCCTGGATGACGTCGACGAGGCGTTCCTCAACGGCGTCCGCATCGGCGGTTCGGGCTCCATGCCGCCGAACGCGAGCAGCCAGTGGTTCGAGAAGCGCCTCTACCCGGTTCCGGCGAGCGCTCCCGTCTTCGGCGGCGAGAACGTGCTCTCGGTTCGCCTCTACGACATGAACGGCGGCGGCGGCTGGTACGAGGGCCCCGTCGGCATCTTCTCGAAGGATGCCGTGCGCTCAAGCGTCTACGGAATCGAGGGCTCCCCCGCGTCGGCAGAACAGACGGCTGCCGTCACCGCGGTGCTCGAAAAGCAGCGCGCGGCCCTCGCCGCGGGCGACGTCGATGCGTTCGTCGCGACGCTCGGCGAGGACTACTTCCACGACGGCCGTTCGCGCGAGCGCCGTGAGCGCGAGATCCGCTCGTGGATCGAGGAGTCGGGTTCGCTCACGCTCCTCGACGGCGAGGTCGAGGTCATCGTCGCCGCCGACGGCACCCTCATCGTCGACACGAACCGCTCGATCACGGGCACCCGCGACGGCGGCTCGTACGCCTTCCAGCCGGCGGCGCAGCAGTTCCTGCGTTTCTCGCCCACGACCGTCCTCGAGTCGGGCAACGCGTCACGCTTCTTCCGCGAGACCGTCGACTCCGAGCTCGAGGGTTCGGCCCGCGAGTTCGTGACCTACCTGCCGCCGTCGTACCTGACGGAGCCGAACCGCCAGTACCCCGTCGTCTACCTCTTCCACGGCATCAACGGCGGAAGCCGCGAGTGGGAGCCGCGCGACATGGACGACGTGCTCGACGCCCTCTGGGCCGACGGCCTCGCCGAGTCGATCGTCGTCATGCCCGACGGCGAATCGCTCTGGTACGCCGACCAGCCGAACGGCGGCGTGCCGTGGCGCAGCATGTTCCTCACCGAGATGCTGCCGCTCGTCGACGCCGAGTACCGCACCCTCGACTCGCGCGACTTCCGCGCGATCACGGGCATCTCGATGGGCGGCTTCGGCGCCTACTCGATCGGCCTGTCGAACCCCGAGAAGTTCTCCTCGCTCGCGTCGCACATCGGCGCGCTGAGCTTCTCGTCGGCCGGTCTGCCGACGCCGCTCGCCCAGGTCGGAGCCATGTCGACCGAGCAGCTCTCGCAGTACGACTTCTACTACGACGCGTGCGAGTTCGACGAGTACCGCTTCGACAACGCGGTGCGCAGCATGGACACCCTGCTGACCGCGAAGGGCATCGACTACACGTCGATCGTCTACCCCGAGGGCCGTCACAACGACGCCTGCTGGCTGCCGAACATCGGCTCGTCGTTCACCGTGCACTCCGACCACTTCCGCGCCGCGGGACTCGTCGAAGACGCGGTCGCACCGGCGATCAGCATCGACCTCGGCGTGGCCCCGAACGAGCGCGGCTGGTTCGCGGCGCCCGTCACGGTCACCCTGTCGGTGACGGATGCCCGCGACGAGGCGCCTCTCGTCGAGTACCGCTTCGGCGAGGGCGAGTGGGCCACGTACACCGAGCCGATCGTCGTCGCTGACGACGGACGGCACGTGCTCGAGATCCGGGCGACGGATACCGCGGGCAACGTCGGCACGCTGACGCAGACGATCGACCTCGATGCGACGCTGCCCACTGCGGCCGCCGACCTCGACGAGGAGTCGCGCACGCTCACGCTCTCCGGATCGGACGCGCTCTCCGGCATCCACGCGATCGAGTACACGACGGCGCCGGCGCCGACCGCCCGCGCGGTCGACCCGGGTGCGGCCGACGGCTTCGTGGCCTACACCGAGCCCGTCGTGTTCGACGCGGATGCCGCCGAGGTGCGTTACCGCGCGATCGATGCAGCGGGCAACGTGAGCGCCGAGGGCACGGTGTTGATCCCGGCAGCCGTGACGACGCCGACGCCGACCCCCGGCGAGCCCACTCCGGGAACGCCGACGCCGGGCACCCCCGGTGGCACACCCGCGGGTGAGACACCGGGCGGGTCGCTCGTGTCGACCGGCTTCGACCCGATGCCGTTCCTCGGAGCGACGCTCCTGCTCGCCCTCCTGGGCGGTGCGTTCATCGCCCTGCGCCGTCGCCGCGCAACGCGCTAA
- a CDS encoding LacI family DNA-binding transcriptional regulator, giving the protein MDRVLRRRRATVNDVALEAGVSRGTVSRVLNGERYVSSEARAAIDAAIAKVGYVPNTAARNLVTQRSGAIGLVVHEPHSLFVEDPNIASILLGANAALSEADYQMACLIADTRRDVDRLARYLSGGLLDGVIIVSARTSDPITSVVEKLQLPAAFIGHPVDISTSAYVAIDNVAGAREITSRLVATGRKKIGMIAAALDRDSGADRLAGFTEALGGDVDPSLVAGVRLYSYSDGQAGMRELLERHPDIDGVFASSDAVAAGALDVLTAAGRSVPGDVGVVGFDDSSWALRCDPPLSTVHQPATELGRAAADAVLRQLQGEPVEPGGIFLDTPIVWRASA; this is encoded by the coding sequence GTGGACAGAGTGCTTCGTCGCCGCCGCGCGACAGTGAACGACGTCGCCCTCGAGGCCGGTGTCTCGCGCGGCACCGTGAGCCGGGTGCTGAACGGTGAGCGCTACGTGTCATCCGAGGCCCGCGCGGCGATCGATGCCGCCATCGCCAAGGTCGGCTACGTGCCGAACACCGCGGCGAGGAACCTCGTGACTCAGCGCTCCGGCGCGATCGGCCTCGTCGTGCACGAACCGCACTCGCTCTTCGTCGAAGACCCCAACATCGCGTCGATCCTGCTCGGCGCGAACGCCGCGCTCTCCGAGGCCGACTACCAGATGGCGTGCCTCATCGCCGATACCCGGCGCGACGTCGACCGCCTCGCGCGCTACCTCAGCGGTGGCCTGCTCGACGGCGTCATCATCGTCTCGGCGCGCACGAGCGACCCGATCACCAGCGTCGTCGAGAAGCTCCAGCTGCCCGCCGCCTTCATCGGTCACCCCGTCGATATCTCGACGTCGGCGTACGTCGCGATCGACAACGTCGCCGGGGCTCGCGAGATCACGTCGCGGCTCGTCGCCACCGGCCGGAAGAAGATCGGCATGATCGCCGCGGCCCTCGACCGCGACTCGGGCGCCGACCGTCTCGCGGGCTTCACCGAAGCGCTCGGCGGCGACGTCGATCCGAGCCTCGTCGCCGGCGTGCGCCTGTATTCGTATTCTGACGGTCAGGCCGGCATGCGAGAACTGCTCGAACGTCATCCCGACATCGACGGAGTCTTCGCGTCGAGCGACGCCGTCGCCGCGGGCGCACTCGACGTGCTCACCGCGGCCGGGCGCTCGGTTCCCGGCGACGTCGGCGTCGTCGGCTTCGACGACAGCTCGTGGGCGCTGCGGTGCGACCCGCCGCTCTCGACGGTGCACCAGCCCGCGACCGAGCTCGGCCGAGCGGCCGCCGACGCCGTGCTCCGGCAACTCCAGGGCGAACCCGTCGAGCCCGGCGGCATCTTCCTCGACACCCCGATCGTCTGGCGCGCGTCCGCCTGA
- a CDS encoding beta-galactosidase has product MEHPARRFEHEGIAFGCDYNPEQWDPAVWPEDIRLMQEAGVDLVAINVFGWSHIEPRAGEYDFAALDAIIEQLHTAGIRVNLGTGTSSPPPWLTTAHPELLPVAEDGTRRFPGGRQAWCPSSPVFREAALRLVDAVAERYGSHPAVALWHVSNELGCHNALCYCDESAASFRRWLEARYGTIDALNDAWGTGFWSQRYGAWAEILPPRATLSTRNPGQLLDFQRFSSDELLAYYRAEVEVLARRSDIPATTNFMVTAHIKNLDYWSWAGAMDVIANDHYLDHRLADPRTELSFAADLTRGLAEGAPWLLMEHSTGAVNWQPINRAKEPGQLARNSLTHVARGADAVCFFQWRASVQGSEKFHSALLPHAGTDSTLWREVVELGRVIESLGEIAGTRVDADVAVLFSWESWWATDTEMRPSHELGYLDQVHAAYGAVHALGITVDVVAPGSDLSGYRLVVIPGLHLVSDADAASIDAWVRSGGTALVTFYSGIVDEDDRVRTGGYPGAFRETLGVAVEEFAPVAADEPLTLDSGASASLWTERSRVTTAEVVDRFVDGPSAGFPALTRNERGEGEAWYLATLPSADAYRDIVARLADDADIRPPARLMPESAGAEPTLDVVRRRSDDASYLFVINHGTDDVLLEARGDELVTGTSCTGTLTAPAGAVRIIREEQVS; this is encoded by the coding sequence ATGGAACACCCCGCACGACGCTTCGAACACGAGGGAATCGCGTTCGGCTGCGACTACAACCCCGAGCAGTGGGATCCCGCCGTGTGGCCGGAGGACATCCGCCTCATGCAGGAGGCCGGGGTCGACCTCGTCGCGATCAACGTCTTCGGCTGGTCGCACATCGAACCGCGCGCCGGTGAATACGACTTCGCCGCCCTCGACGCGATCATCGAACAGCTCCACACGGCCGGAATCCGAGTGAACCTCGGCACGGGAACGTCGTCGCCGCCCCCGTGGCTCACGACCGCGCACCCCGAACTGCTTCCCGTCGCCGAAGACGGCACGCGCCGCTTCCCCGGCGGACGCCAGGCCTGGTGCCCGAGCTCGCCCGTCTTCCGTGAGGCCGCCCTCCGCCTCGTCGACGCCGTCGCCGAGCGCTACGGCTCGCACCCCGCCGTCGCCCTCTGGCACGTCTCGAACGAGCTCGGCTGCCACAACGCGCTCTGCTACTGCGACGAGAGCGCCGCGTCGTTCCGGCGCTGGCTCGAAGCGCGCTACGGCACGATCGACGCCCTCAACGACGCGTGGGGCACGGGATTCTGGAGCCAGCGCTACGGCGCATGGGCCGAGATCCTCCCGCCGCGGGCGACGCTCTCGACGCGGAACCCGGGCCAGCTCCTCGACTTCCAGCGCTTCAGTTCCGACGAACTGCTCGCGTACTACCGCGCCGAGGTCGAGGTGCTCGCCCGTCGCAGCGACATCCCCGCCACGACGAACTTCATGGTGACGGCGCACATCAAGAACCTCGACTACTGGTCGTGGGCCGGCGCGATGGACGTCATCGCCAACGACCACTACCTCGATCACCGTCTCGCCGACCCTCGCACCGAGCTCTCCTTCGCCGCCGACCTCACGCGCGGCCTCGCCGAGGGCGCCCCGTGGCTGCTCATGGAGCACTCGACGGGCGCCGTCAACTGGCAGCCGATCAACCGTGCCAAGGAACCGGGCCAGCTCGCCCGCAACTCCCTCACCCACGTCGCGCGCGGCGCCGACGCCGTGTGCTTCTTCCAGTGGCGTGCCTCGGTGCAGGGCAGCGAGAAGTTCCACTCGGCACTCCTGCCGCACGCCGGCACCGACTCGACGCTCTGGCGCGAGGTCGTCGAACTCGGACGTGTCATCGAGAGCCTCGGCGAGATCGCCGGCACGCGCGTCGACGCCGACGTCGCCGTGCTGTTCAGCTGGGAATCGTGGTGGGCGACCGACACCGAGATGCGCCCGAGCCACGAGCTCGGCTACCTCGACCAGGTGCACGCCGCCTACGGCGCGGTGCACGCCCTCGGCATCACCGTCGACGTCGTCGCCCCCGGCTCCGACCTCTCGGGCTACCGCCTCGTCGTCATCCCCGGCCTCCACCTCGTCTCCGACGCCGACGCCGCGAGCATCGACGCATGGGTGCGCTCGGGCGGCACGGCGCTCGTCACCTTCTACAGCGGCATCGTCGATGAGGATGACCGTGTGCGAACCGGCGGATACCCGGGCGCATTCCGTGAGACGCTCGGCGTCGCCGTCGAGGAGTTCGCACCCGTCGCGGCCGACGAACCCCTCACGCTCGACAGCGGAGCGTCGGCATCGCTCTGGACGGAGCGCTCGCGCGTGACGACGGCCGAGGTCGTCGACCGCTTCGTCGACGGACCGTCGGCCGGCTTCCCCGCGCTCACCCGCAACGAGCGCGGCGAGGGCGAGGCGTGGTACCTCGCGACGCTGCCGAGCGCGGATGCCTACCGCGACATCGTCGCCCGTCTGGCCGACGACGCCGACATCCGCCCGCCCGCTCGTCTCATGCCGGAGAGCGCGGGAGCCGAGCCCACCCTCGACGTGGTTCGTCGTCGTTCCGACGACGCGAGCTACCTCTTCGTCATCAATCACGGAACCGACGACGTCCTCCTCGAAGCCCGCGGAGACGAACTCGTGACCGGCACCTCGTGCACAGGAACGCTCACGGCCCCCGCCGGAGCCGTCCGCATCATCCGAGAGGAACAGGTCTCATGA
- a CDS encoding carbohydrate ABC transporter permease: protein MTLDIESPPARTAGPRKATKRRAHVPHKGAIALFAAPFGVLFLAFYLIPIGYAVWQSLQVVERDGTYGEPRQVFGWFTQYGLVFESGPFWESVGRMFLFGAVQVPVMLGLALLFALLLDSPVLKGKRFFRLAFFVPYAVPGVIAAIMWGFLMSPNLSPFTDVTRAVDFLSPQLVLWSIANVVTWVFVGYNMLIIYSALLAIPQEIFEAARLDGAGQIRIAWAIKIPMVAPAIVLTAIFSIIGTLQLLAEPQVFRSFSAAVSSTFTPNMTVYATNSIPNVNLAAAFSVVLALTTFILSFAFLKATQRKAD from the coding sequence ATGACCCTCGACATCGAATCGCCGCCCGCCCGAACGGCGGGCCCGCGGAAGGCGACCAAGCGCAGAGCGCACGTGCCCCACAAGGGTGCGATCGCGCTGTTCGCCGCACCCTTCGGCGTGCTCTTCCTCGCCTTCTACCTCATCCCGATCGGCTACGCCGTGTGGCAGTCGCTGCAGGTCGTCGAGCGCGACGGCACCTACGGCGAGCCCCGCCAGGTGTTCGGCTGGTTCACCCAGTACGGCCTCGTCTTCGAGAGCGGCCCGTTCTGGGAGTCGGTCGGGCGCATGTTCCTCTTCGGCGCCGTGCAGGTTCCCGTGATGCTCGGGCTCGCGCTGCTCTTCGCGCTGCTGCTCGACTCGCCCGTGCTGAAGGGCAAGCGGTTCTTCCGCCTCGCTTTCTTCGTGCCGTACGCCGTGCCCGGCGTCATCGCCGCGATCATGTGGGGCTTCCTCATGTCGCCGAACCTCTCGCCGTTCACCGACGTCACGCGCGCGGTCGACTTCCTCTCGCCGCAGCTCGTGCTGTGGTCGATCGCGAACGTCGTCACCTGGGTGTTTGTCGGCTACAACATGCTCATCATCTACTCGGCGCTCCTCGCCATCCCGCAGGAGATCTTCGAGGCCGCGCGTCTCGACGGCGCCGGTCAGATCCGCATCGCGTGGGCGATCAAGATCCCCATGGTCGCCCCCGCGATCGTGCTCACCGCGATCTTCTCCATCATCGGCACGCTCCAGCTGCTCGCCGAACCGCAGGTGTTCCGCTCGTTCAGCGCCGCGGTCTCGAGCACCTTCACCCCCAACATGACGGTCTACGCGACCAACTCGATCCCGAACGTCAACCTCGCGGCGGCCTTCTCGGTCGTGCTCGCGCTCACGACATTCATCCTGTCCTTCGCGTTCTTGAAGGCAACGCAGCGGAAGGCTGACTGA
- a CDS encoding carbohydrate ABC transporter permease has protein sequence MSMLTRTRGATADDLKISGTKPKESMISRGAALLIMGVFTLYFLVPIWWLFVSATKDRGQFLTTPSLWFADWNLWNNIGDLINYGDGVYLRWLINSLGYAGIGALLATIVAGMCGYALAKYRFPGRELFFNVILGGVLVPATALALPLFLIFSQVNLTNTYWAVLLPSIVSPFGVYLSRIFAAASVPDELIEASRIDGAGELRTFFTVSIRLMTPALVTVFLFQFVAIWNNFFLPLIMLRSEELFPVTFGLYAWNTQLNQIPELRTYVLVGSLLSVIPLIVTFLLLQRFWRNGLGSGSVK, from the coding sequence ATGAGCATGCTCACCCGTACTCGCGGAGCGACCGCCGACGACCTGAAGATTTCCGGCACGAAGCCCAAGGAGAGCATGATCTCCCGGGGCGCCGCCCTCCTCATCATGGGCGTGTTCACGCTCTACTTCCTCGTGCCGATCTGGTGGCTCTTCGTCTCGGCGACGAAGGACCGCGGCCAGTTCCTGACGACCCCGTCACTCTGGTTCGCCGACTGGAACCTGTGGAACAACATCGGCGACCTCATCAACTACGGCGACGGCGTCTACCTCCGCTGGCTCATCAACAGCCTCGGCTACGCGGGCATCGGCGCGCTCCTCGCGACGATCGTCGCCGGCATGTGCGGCTACGCCCTCGCGAAGTACCGCTTCCCGGGTCGTGAACTGTTCTTCAACGTCATCCTCGGCGGTGTCCTCGTGCCGGCGACGGCGCTCGCCCTGCCGCTCTTCCTCATCTTCAGCCAGGTGAACCTCACGAACACCTACTGGGCGGTGCTCCTGCCGAGCATCGTGAGCCCGTTCGGCGTGTACCTCAGCCGCATCTTCGCGGCCGCGAGCGTGCCCGACGAACTCATCGAGGCGAGCCGCATCGACGGGGCGGGGGAGCTCCGCACCTTCTTCACCGTGTCGATCCGCCTCATGACGCCCGCCCTCGTCACCGTCTTCCTCTTCCAGTTCGTCGCCATCTGGAACAACTTCTTCCTGCCGCTCATCATGCTGCGCAGCGAAGAGCTGTTCCCGGTCACGTTCGGCCTCTACGCGTGGAACACGCAGCTGAACCAGATCCCCGAGCTCCGCACCTATGTGCTCGTCGGATCGCTCCTGTCCGTCATCCCCCTCATCGTCACGTTCCTCTTGCTTCAGCGCTTCTGGCGCAACGGGCTCGGTTCCGGGTCTGTGAAGTAA
- a CDS encoding ABC transporter substrate-binding protein: MQHTTRAGAIGVALLAAIALAGCSTGDSDSGTDAAASCAPSDGPVTLEFTSWIPGIEDAVKMWNDENPDITVKVQTGPNGNSGTYQNFFSQLEAGNAPDLGQIEYDAISSFRVQNGLENIGVCDEVVAAKDQFIPWTWGQVTLGTADEVYGVPQDSGPMALFYRSDLFEANGIAVPTTWAEYKTAAEQIRALGGYITNFSTSDINQFAGFVWQANGDWFTNDGDAWTVDLTGDESTTVAEYWQDLIDNDLVSSYPAWTEEWNNAYNSGEVWSWNSAVWGANSISSGAPDTAGNWSVAPSPQWEAGQSSAGNWGGSSVAVFKGTEHLYEATKFALWLNTSEEALTALNVSANIYPATTEGLSLPSLQEGVEFYGGQAIYDVFAEAAGQVNPDFVWGPTMTQTYADVSDGFKKAVTGQGTLLEALSSAQDSTISTLKAQSIPVAE; encoded by the coding sequence ATGCAGCACACCACGAGAGCAGGCGCCATCGGCGTCGCACTGCTCGCCGCGATCGCCCTCGCCGGCTGCTCCACCGGAGACTCGGACAGCGGCACGGACGCCGCCGCGTCGTGCGCTCCGAGCGACGGCCCCGTCACGCTCGAGTTCACGTCCTGGATCCCTGGCATCGAGGATGCCGTGAAGATGTGGAACGACGAGAACCCCGACATCACCGTCAAGGTTCAGACCGGACCCAACGGCAACTCGGGCACGTACCAGAACTTCTTCAGCCAGCTCGAGGCCGGCAACGCGCCCGACCTCGGACAGATCGAGTACGACGCGATCTCGAGCTTCCGCGTGCAGAACGGTCTCGAGAACATCGGCGTCTGCGACGAGGTCGTCGCCGCCAAGGACCAGTTCATCCCGTGGACGTGGGGCCAGGTCACGCTCGGCACCGCTGACGAGGTCTACGGCGTTCCGCAGGACTCGGGCCCCATGGCCCTGTTCTACCGCTCCGACCTGTTCGAGGCGAACGGCATCGCCGTTCCCACGACGTGGGCCGAGTACAAGACCGCTGCCGAGCAGATCCGTGCTCTCGGCGGGTACATCACGAACTTCTCGACGAGCGACATCAACCAGTTCGCGGGCTTCGTGTGGCAGGCGAACGGTGACTGGTTCACCAACGACGGCGACGCGTGGACGGTCGACCTGACCGGCGACGAGTCGACCACGGTCGCCGAGTACTGGCAGGACCTCATCGACAACGACCTCGTGTCGTCGTACCCGGCCTGGACCGAGGAGTGGAACAACGCCTACAACTCGGGCGAGGTCTGGTCGTGGAACTCCGCCGTCTGGGGCGCCAACTCGATCTCGAGCGGTGCACCCGACACGGCCGGCAACTGGTCGGTCGCTCCGTCGCCGCAGTGGGAAGCCGGACAGTCGAGCGCCGGTAACTGGGGCGGATCGTCGGTCGCCGTCTTCAAGGGAACCGAGCACCTCTACGAGGCGACGAAGTTCGCTCTGTGGCTCAACACCTCGGAAGAGGCGCTGACGGCGCTCAACGTGTCGGCGAACATCTACCCCGCCACGACCGAGGGCCTCTCGCTCCCGTCGCTGCAGGAGGGCGTGGAGTTCTACGGCGGACAGGCCATCTACGACGTCTTCGCCGAGGCCGCTGGCCAGGTCAACCCCGACTTCGTGTGGGGCCCGACCATGACGCAGACCTACGCCGACGTCTCCGACGGCTTCAAGAAGGCCGTCACCGGTCAGGGCACGCTGCTCGAGGCGCTCTCGTCCGCTCAGGACTCGACGATCTCGACGCTCAAGGCGCAGTCGATCCCGGTCGCCGAGTAG
- a CDS encoding M23 family metallopeptidase: MGRTADTSVHGGARRTQGAWRHRITAGLAVILMSLGASVASPAQAATYPSWDDVQKAKSDTAAANAAVENIRSLISGLEVQVAEAIALAEQRADELFAAQQKFDEAVRTADEIQAQADASAASADDAQKNAGQLAAQLYRSGGGDVSVNLFLDAGSGKNTEQLLSKLGNMSKIVERTASIYEQARTAENTAQSLSEQASVARAAREELRVAAEAALVAAREAQAASEAALAESQSKKIELEQQVKFLQDAEAKTTASFEEGERIRKEEEARRREEALRAGSPGIPATSGWSLPASGRITGSYGPRSVICGGGYCSNSFHYAVDLGTGCDAPIYAANSGVVTYAGWSGSYGNFIKIDHGGGISTGYAHIRNGGLFVGVGQWVDSGQNIASAGTTGASTGCHLHFEVYNGGSRIDPMSFMGDRGIGLG, translated from the coding sequence ATGGGCCGAACGGCTGACACGAGCGTGCACGGTGGCGCGCGTCGAACGCAGGGCGCCTGGCGCCACCGGATCACGGCCGGTCTCGCCGTCATACTGATGTCTCTCGGGGCATCCGTCGCCTCTCCGGCGCAGGCGGCGACCTACCCGAGCTGGGACGACGTGCAGAAGGCGAAGTCCGACACGGCGGCGGCCAACGCCGCGGTCGAGAACATCCGCTCCCTCATCTCCGGACTCGAGGTGCAGGTCGCCGAGGCGATCGCCCTCGCTGAGCAGCGCGCCGACGAACTCTTCGCGGCCCAGCAGAAGTTCGACGAGGCCGTGCGCACGGCCGACGAGATCCAGGCGCAGGCCGACGCGAGCGCGGCATCCGCGGATGACGCGCAGAAGAACGCCGGCCAGCTCGCCGCCCAGCTCTACCGCTCCGGCGGCGGCGATGTGAGCGTCAACCTGTTCCTCGACGCGGGATCGGGTAAGAACACCGAGCAGCTGCTGTCGAAGCTCGGCAACATGAGCAAGATCGTCGAACGCACGGCCTCGATCTACGAGCAGGCCCGCACGGCCGAGAACACCGCGCAGTCGCTCTCGGAGCAGGCATCCGTCGCCCGCGCCGCGCGCGAGGAGCTGCGCGTCGCCGCCGAGGCCGCGCTCGTCGCGGCACGCGAGGCGCAGGCGGCGTCCGAGGCCGCCCTCGCCGAGTCGCAGTCGAAGAAGATCGAGCTCGAGCAGCAGGTGAAGTTCCTGCAGGACGCCGAGGCGAAGACGACGGCGAGCTTCGAAGAGGGTGAGCGCATCCGGAAGGAAGAGGAGGCGCGTCGCCGCGAAGAGGCCCTCCGCGCCGGCAGCCCCGGCATCCCCGCGACATCCGGTTGGTCGCTGCCCGCATCAGGGCGCATCACCGGCAGCTACGGCCCGCGCAGCGTCATCTGCGGCGGAGGCTACTGCTCGAACAGCTTCCACTACGCCGTCGACCTCGGCACCGGCTGCGACGCCCCGATCTACGCCGCGAACAGCGGTGTCGTGACGTACGCGGGCTGGTCGGGCAGCTACGGCAACTTCATCAAGATCGACCACGGCGGCGGCATCTCGACCGGTTACGCCCACATCCGCAACGGCGGCCTCTTCGTCGGTGTCGGCCAGTGGGTCGACTCGGGCCAGAACATCGCCTCGGCCGGCACCACCGGCGCATCGACCGGATGCCACCTGCACTTCGAGGTCTACAACGGCGGCAGCCGCATCGACCCGATGAGCTTCATGGGAGATCGGGGCATCGGTCTTGGCTGA